The genomic segment ATAACTATTATATTAATGTTTATTGGCGGCGCGTCTGGTTCAACAGCTGGAGGACTTAAGGTAACTACTTTTGGTGTACTTCTATTTACTTTAGTGTCAGTGCTAAATGGAAGAGAAGACACTGAAGCATTTGGCAGAAGATTTTCCAAGGGAACTGTATATAAAGCTTTTACTCTATTATCTATTGCTACGATATTAGTGTTAATAGTAACTATAATTCTTACTATTACGGAACCAAAGGAACTTTTCATAAATTTACTGTATGAAGCTACATCAGCTTTTGCAACTGTTGGACTGACTACTGGAGTTACTCAAAATATAGGTTCTATTTCTAAAGTAACTCTTATTATAACTATGTATCTTGGCAGAGTTGGTCCTTTAACAGTCCTATTAGCTGTTATTAATAAAAAGAAAAAAAATAAACTTAAATATCCTGAAGGAAAAATATTAATTGGATAGGAGGTCATAACTTGAAAAATAAGCATTTTGTTATAATTGGACTTGGAAGATTTGGCACTTCAATAGCTACAACATTATATAATTTAGGTCAACATGTATTGGCTATTGATATTAATGAAGATAGAATTCAAGAAATCGCAGATAATGTTACTCATGCTATTCAATTGGATGCAACCGATGAAAATGTATTAAAAACTTTAGGTCTTAGAAACTTTGATGTAGCAATAGTAACAATTGGAACTAATATTCAAGCTAGTACTATGGTAACCCTATTAGTTAAAGAAATGGGAATTAAATATATAGTAGGAAAAGCTACTAGTGACTTACATGCTAAGATTCTATATAAGATCGGGGCAGATAGAGTTATTTTACCTGAACAAGATATGGGAATTAGAGTAGCTCATCATTTGGTATCATCTAATATACTAGACTATATAGAGCTGCCTTCAGACTATAGCATGATAGAGCTTGAACCACTGGATGAATGGCTTAACAAATCTATAAGAGATATTGAGATAAGAGGTAAATACGGTATAAATATAGTTGCAATAAAAAATGACAAAAGCATAGATGTTTCTCCTTCTGCAAATTATATTATTAAACGTACCGATATTTTAGTAGCTCTTGGCTCCAATAAAGACCTAAATAAGTTTGAAACCTTGATTGGTAAAAAAAATTAATTTTTATGTTTATTTAAAATAGAAACAATTTAAGTGAAACAATAGCTTCCATTTTGTAATAAAGAATCTTATCTGAAGCTTAAGTTTCACTTTATTTTAATGTAATTTAATTTGTAATCTTCTCCTCTTTATAGTTATCCTTTAAGTTTATTAATTTAAAAATTATTGCACCAAATATAGCAGATAAGATTGAAACAATCATAACACTCATCTTAGCCAAAGATAATGTCCCTTCATCAGTAAATGATAAAGAAGATATAAATAACGACATCGTGAATCCAATGCCTGCAAGAATACTCGCACCATATAAATGTCTTTTAGTCACATTAGATGGTAACTCAGCCAACTTTAATTTTACCAAAACATAGGAAATTCCAAATATTCCAACTTGTTTACCAACAAAAAGCCCAGCTATAATTCCTATGCTAACTGGTGAAAATATTATATTTGATAAACTATCCGTACTAATCACCACACCAAAATTTGCAATAGAGAATATCGGCATAATAATAAAGCTTGATATAGGTGTTAACGCATGTTCAAATTTATATAAAACTGATGTTTTAAACTCATTAACATTTTTTCCCGTAGGTAATGCTATCCCAAGTAAAACTCCAGCAATTGTTGCATGTATACCTGATTTCAAAATAAAAATCCATAAGGCTAACCCCATAATAATGTAAAATGATTTATGTTTAACTTGTAATTTATTAGCTATTAGAAGTATTGCAAAAACTATCAAGCCTATGGCAAGTGAAAGCCATGAAATTTGATTGCTATAGAATATTGCTATTACTATAATAGCTCCTAGATCATCAACTATTGCTAACGCTGTAAGAAAAACTACTATTCCTTTTGGTGCATTTTTAGCTACTAAAGAAAGAATCCCTAACGCAAATGCAATGTCTGTTGCCATTGGTATTCCCCATCCGGAAATTGTCACTGCTTTATAATTAACTAAAGCGTATATAATTGCTGGTACAATCATCCCTCCTACTGCCGCTGATATTGGAAGTATTGTCTTATTAAAAGATTTAAGTTCTCCAAACACAACTTCCCTCTTTATCTCCATACCAACAACTAAGAAGAATATAGCCATTAATCCATCATTAATCCAATGAAGAACTGACATCGACAAAGAAAGATTCATATATCCTATGGTTATATAAGTATGTAATGTATTCTCATATACTGACGCAAATTTAGAATTTGCAATTATCATAGCCAAAAGTGCAGAAATTAATAATATTATGCCACTTGAAGATTCATTTTTAAAAAAGTATATAAATGGATTTAAAATTTTATTCTTCATACTTGCTTTCCACCTTTCTATCTTATATATAACCTAAAATGAAAACTTAATGCATTAATATGCAAGTGCATGTTCCTAATTATAAAAAAGGTGAGAATACCCTAAACTAGAGTTTCCCACCTTCTAAACTAATTGATTGAATATAAATCATAATATTTCGCTTAAACAATCTATTTATAAAAATTTTTATATTCTTAGTATATTCTATATTACTATTTCAATAAAATTCTTCATAATACCTTAGATAGGCAAAACAGTTAAACTATAAATTTAACATTTTTTTATGCTTTATCTCTAACAAATAATAATTTATAAATTTGAACTATAATAAGTGGAATAACTGATAGTCCATAAATATAACTAAATTCCATTGAATTTAATGCACTAACTTCAAAGATTCCACTTAAAGGTCTAAAAGTCAGAACTAATAGTAATAGCAAATAGCCAATTATTGCTGCAATCCATATAGTTTTGTTTGTAAATAATCCTATTTTAAAAATCGATTCTTTAGATCTACAATTAAATCCATGAAGCAGCCTTGATAAACATAAAGTTGCAAAAGCCATTGTACTTGCAACCTCAGCACCACCTGTATATAATCCTATGTGAAAAGCCGCCATAGTAACTATTGCAATGAGTAACCCTTCCATTATAACTTCAATTGCAAAAGATTTATTAAGTATTGGAACATTTATATTTCTTGGTTTTTCTTTCATTATGTTCTCATTATGAGGTTCAAGTCCTATTGCTATTGCTGGTAAGCTATCTGTAACCAAATTAATAAACAATAGGTGAACTGCTGCAAAAGGTATTGGTAATGCTCCTATTGACGCATACAATACTGATAATATTCCTGCAGTATTACCTGATAAGAGAAATTTAATTGAATTTTTAATATTTGCATATATGCTTCTCCCATTTGAGATGGATTTTACTATAGTTGAAAAATTGTCATCAGCAAGTAC from the Clostridium beijerinckii genome contains:
- a CDS encoding potassium channel family protein yields the protein MKNKHFVIIGLGRFGTSIATTLYNLGQHVLAIDINEDRIQEIADNVTHAIQLDATDENVLKTLGLRNFDVAIVTIGTNIQASTMVTLLVKEMGIKYIVGKATSDLHAKILYKIGADRVILPEQDMGIRVAHHLVSSNILDYIELPSDYSMIELEPLDEWLNKSIRDIEIRGKYGINIVAIKNDKSIDVSPSANYIIKRTDILVALGSNKDLNKFETLIGKKN
- the nhaA gene encoding Na+/H+ antiporter NhaA, with product MKNKILNPFIYFFKNESSSGIILLISALLAMIIANSKFASVYENTLHTYITIGYMNLSLSMSVLHWINDGLMAIFFLVVGMEIKREVVFGELKSFNKTILPISAAVGGMIVPAIIYALVNYKAVTISGWGIPMATDIAFALGILSLVAKNAPKGIVVFLTALAIVDDLGAIIVIAIFYSNQISWLSLAIGLIVFAILLIANKLQVKHKSFYIIMGLALWIFILKSGIHATIAGVLLGIALPTGKNVNEFKTSVLYKFEHALTPISSFIIMPIFSIANFGVVISTDSLSNIIFSPVSIGIIAGLFVGKQVGIFGISYVLVKLKLAELPSNVTKRHLYGASILAGIGFTMSLFISSLSFTDEGTLSLAKMSVMIVSILSAIFGAIIFKLINLKDNYKEEKITN